A region of Fimbriimonadaceae bacterium DNA encodes the following proteins:
- the sufB gene encoding FeS cluster assembly protein SufB — protein sequence MVRTLLMSQETLTAGPIEAPSENDILLERWADREYKEGFVTELESDTFAPGLSEEVVIALSKKKGEPQWMTEWRLKAYRHLQSMKEPQWPNVKYEPVDLQSISYYSAPKNMPQLNSLEDADPELLRTFEKLGIPIKEQELLLNVQGAAETHAGTMANVAVDAVFDSVSVATTFKDKLKAEGIIFCSMSEAIIEHPDLVQKYLGSVVPYSDNYYATLNSAVFSDGSFVYVPKGVRCPMELSTYFRINAAKTGQFERTLIIADEGAYVSYLEGCTAPMRDENQLHAAVVELVAEKDATIKYSTVQNWYPGDKDGKGGIFNFVTKRGKCEGDNSKITWTQVETGSAITWKYPSVLLKGDNSIGEFYSVALTANKQQADTGTKMIHIGKNTRSTIVAKGISAGNGQNTYRGLVKINAGADNARNYSQCDSMLMGDRCGAHTFPYIEVKNPTATVEHEASTSKIGEDQIFYCNQRGIPTEDAVNMIVSGFCKDVFRELPMEFAVEAQKLLGVSLEGSVG from the coding sequence ATGGTTCGAACACTGCTTATGTCCCAAGAAACCCTAACCGCCGGGCCAATCGAGGCCCCTTCCGAAAACGATATTCTCCTTGAACGATGGGCCGACCGCGAATACAAGGAAGGCTTCGTCACCGAACTTGAATCGGACACCTTCGCTCCCGGCCTCAGCGAGGAGGTCGTGATTGCCCTATCCAAGAAGAAGGGCGAGCCGCAATGGATGACCGAGTGGCGCCTGAAGGCGTACCGGCATCTCCAGTCGATGAAGGAGCCGCAGTGGCCGAATGTCAAATACGAGCCGGTCGACCTTCAGTCGATCAGCTACTACTCGGCGCCCAAGAACATGCCGCAGCTCAATTCGCTGGAGGACGCCGACCCCGAGTTGCTTCGCACTTTCGAGAAGCTTGGCATCCCGATCAAGGAGCAGGAACTGCTGCTGAACGTTCAGGGGGCGGCCGAAACCCACGCGGGAACAATGGCGAACGTGGCCGTCGATGCGGTGTTCGATTCCGTCTCCGTCGCCACCACCTTCAAGGACAAACTGAAAGCAGAGGGAATCATCTTCTGCTCGATGAGCGAGGCGATCATCGAGCATCCCGACTTGGTCCAGAAGTACTTGGGATCGGTCGTGCCGTACAGCGACAACTACTATGCGACGCTCAACAGCGCGGTCTTTAGCGATGGAAGCTTCGTTTACGTTCCTAAGGGCGTCCGTTGCCCGATGGAGCTGAGCACCTACTTCCGGATCAATGCTGCCAAGACCGGACAATTCGAAAGGACGCTCATCATCGCCGACGAAGGGGCTTACGTCAGCTACTTGGAAGGCTGCACCGCCCCGATGCGTGACGAAAACCAGCTGCACGCCGCGGTGGTCGAGCTCGTGGCCGAGAAGGACGCGACGATCAAGTACTCCACCGTCCAAAACTGGTACCCAGGCGATAAGGACGGCAAGGGTGGGATCTTCAATTTCGTCACCAAGCGCGGTAAATGCGAAGGCGACAACTCCAAAATCACCTGGACACAGGTTGAAACGGGTTCCGCGATCACCTGGAAGTACCCTTCTGTACTCTTGAAAGGCGATAACAGCATTGGTGAATTCTATAGCGTGGCCCTCACCGCCAACAAGCAGCAGGCCGACACCGGAACGAAGATGATCCACATCGGCAAGAACACACGGTCGACCATCGTGGCCAAGGGCATTTCCGCCGGCAATGGGCAGAACACCTATCGCGGCCTCGTTAAAATCAACGCCGGTGCTGACAATGCCCGCAACTACTCCCAATGCGATTCGATGCTGATGGGCGATCGCTGCGGCGCCCACACGTTCCCGTATATCGAGGTCAAGAACCCGACGGCGACCGTGGAGCACGAAGCCTCGACCTCGAAAATCGGGGAAGACCAGATCTTTTACTGCAACCAGCGCGGCATCCCAACCGAGGATGCGGTGAACATGATCGTGAGCGGTTTCTGCAAGGACGTCTTCCGGGAGCTTCCGATGGAGTTTGCAGTGGAAGCTCAGAAGTTACTTGGTGTGAGCTTAGAAGGTTCTGTCGGGTAA
- the purN gene encoding Phosphoribosylglycinamide formyltransferase, with protein sequence MNESEKVFHRHFGQGWNVCHNDGMEKVQVAVLVGPKSRGSNLQALIENGEKLGTPFRVAVVIVPQASSPGLDLARKHGVKAEIVPPGDEYGARLLSALENVEWVCLAGYLRLLPTEVLERFAGKVLNIHPALLPKYGGKGMYGIHVHEAVLAAGERESGCSVHVVTPVYDEGEVLLQLKCPVERDDTAEVLQARVLKLEHVAFSQALSAAILKNR encoded by the coding sequence GTGAACGAATCAGAGAAAGTTTTCCACCGCCACTTCGGGCAGGGGTGGAACGTATGTCACAACGACGGAATGGAAAAGGTTCAGGTTGCGGTCCTGGTTGGCCCGAAGAGCAGGGGATCGAACCTTCAAGCCTTGATCGAGAATGGGGAAAAGTTGGGGACTCCGTTCCGGGTCGCGGTCGTGATTGTCCCCCAGGCTTCGAGTCCGGGACTTGACCTCGCCAGAAAGCATGGGGTCAAGGCTGAAATCGTGCCGCCAGGCGATGAATACGGCGCCCGCTTGCTTTCCGCCCTCGAAAACGTCGAGTGGGTGTGCCTTGCTGGCTACCTTCGCCTCTTGCCGACAGAGGTCCTGGAGCGCTTTGCTGGGAAGGTTCTAAACATCCATCCCGCCCTTCTGCCAAAGTACGGTGGCAAGGGCATGTATGGAATCCACGTTCATGAGGCGGTTCTTGCCGCGGGAGAGCGCGAATCAGGCTGCTCCGTACATGTCGTTACCCCCGTTTATGACGAGGGCGAGGTCCTGCTCCAGCTGAAATGTCCGGTGGAACGGGACGACACTGCTGAGGTCCTCCAAGCGCGGGTGTTGAAACTCGAGCACGTTGCCTTTTCCCAAGCCCTGAGCGCGGCGATTCTCAAGAACCGATGA
- the rnhB gene encoding Ribonuclease HII — protein sequence MGSRRTEPPGLIGVDEAGRGPLAGPLVVAAVRMRKGFKCPGLGDSKQLTPGRREECYRRIVDGCEYAVEIVDVETIDRLNILRATLEAMATVARRLRLADEEVWVDGNCLPPLDGPVQAIVKGDDLVRSISAASVVAKVTRDRLMVELDLVHHGYGFFHNFGYATPDHLEALRRLGPTEIHRRSFSPVADMLNQPCLAFDA from the coding sequence GTGGGTTCACGCCGAACTGAGCCGCCTGGTCTGATCGGCGTCGACGAGGCGGGCAGGGGGCCGCTCGCGGGTCCCCTTGTCGTGGCTGCGGTTCGCATGCGCAAAGGCTTTAAGTGCCCGGGACTGGGCGATTCCAAGCAACTCACGCCGGGCAGGCGAGAGGAATGCTACAGGCGAATTGTGGACGGCTGTGAATATGCGGTTGAGATCGTCGACGTGGAGACGATCGACCGGCTGAATATCCTTCGAGCCACGCTGGAAGCGATGGCCACCGTCGCTCGGCGGCTACGTCTTGCGGATGAGGAAGTCTGGGTCGATGGCAATTGCCTGCCGCCGTTGGACGGTCCCGTGCAGGCGATTGTGAAGGGCGACGACCTCGTGCGGTCAATTTCGGCGGCGTCGGTCGTCGCCAAGGTGACCCGTGACCGCCTGATGGTGGAGTTGGACCTCGTCCACCACGGATACGGATTCTTCCATAACTTCGGCTATGCCACGCCGGATCACCTTGAGGCCCTTCGCCGGCTCGGCCCTACCGAAATCCACCGAAGGTCGTTCAGCCCGGTGGCAGACATGCTGAATCAGCCATGCCTGGCGTTCGACGCTTAG
- a CDS encoding hypothetical protein (UPF0102 protein RPA0323), producing the protein MPGVRRLGLEAEDRAADLLLRQGMTLVARRVKTRSGEIDLVALDGEVLVIVEVRQRSGNWNLPETSLDQTKQRRLVRAAEEYASTLGRSDLSIRYDFVAVDPGDIRHLRDFFRPEPDW; encoded by the coding sequence ATGCCTGGCGTTCGACGCTTAGGGCTTGAGGCCGAGGACCGGGCCGCGGATCTCCTGCTTCGGCAGGGAATGACGCTCGTGGCAAGGCGAGTCAAGACCAGGAGCGGCGAGATCGACCTGGTCGCCCTGGATGGCGAAGTTCTCGTCATCGTGGAGGTGAGGCAGCGAAGCGGCAACTGGAACTTGCCGGAGACCTCACTCGATCAGACCAAGCAGCGAAGGCTGGTACGCGCCGCCGAGGAATACGCTTCGACGCTTGGGCGGTCTGATCTGTCGATTCGCTACGACTTCGTTGCGGTCGATCCCGGAGACATTCGTCACTTGCGGGATTTCTTCAGGCCAGAGCCGGATTGGTAG
- the dusC gene encoding tRNA-dihydrouridine(16) synthase: MDGITDAAMRNVMGRLGAFSYAVTEFLRVSIQPLPVKVFRRDVPELASGARTASGLLVQVQLLGGDPENMAQSALNAVLAGATAIDINFGCPAPTVNRNDGGASLLRFPCRIRDIVCAVRDAVPPFVPVSAKLRLGWDSIDEIDRNAAMAAEGGASWLTIHARTRVQGYQPPVFWPAIARVARQTGLPVIANGDIWTIEDFRRCRQETGCRHFMIGRAALANPELPRLIAVELGIESTGVLETSWPSLFGALAANYDGNDKLILMRLKQWMKLARLHGDFPWFDQLKLATDWREIIETVAPNADRDAA, translated from the coding sequence ATGGACGGCATCACCGATGCCGCCATGCGAAACGTCATGGGTCGGCTGGGCGCCTTCTCCTATGCGGTAACGGAATTCCTCAGGGTTAGCATCCAGCCGCTGCCAGTCAAGGTCTTTCGGCGGGACGTTCCCGAACTTGCCTCGGGGGCCCGTACAGCTTCCGGATTGCTGGTTCAAGTGCAGCTCCTTGGCGGCGACCCCGAGAACATGGCCCAATCGGCGCTGAATGCGGTTTTGGCTGGCGCGACTGCGATCGACATCAACTTCGGATGTCCTGCGCCAACGGTGAATCGCAACGACGGCGGGGCGTCCCTGCTTCGCTTTCCATGCCGGATTCGCGACATCGTGTGCGCGGTTCGCGATGCCGTCCCTCCCTTCGTTCCCGTTTCGGCCAAGTTGCGGCTTGGCTGGGATTCGATCGACGAAATCGATCGCAACGCGGCGATGGCGGCCGAAGGCGGCGCCTCCTGGCTCACGATCCATGCGAGAACCCGGGTTCAAGGATACCAGCCACCGGTTTTCTGGCCGGCGATTGCACGGGTCGCGCGACAAACGGGCTTGCCGGTCATCGCGAACGGCGATATCTGGACGATTGAGGACTTCCGCCGGTGCCGGCAGGAGACCGGTTGCCGTCACTTCATGATCGGCCGAGCGGCCCTGGCCAATCCCGAGTTGCCGAGGCTGATTGCGGTGGAACTCGGTATCGAATCCACCGGCGTCCTTGAAACGTCGTGGCCAAGTCTCTTCGGCGCGCTCGCGGCCAACTATGACGGCAACGACAAGCTGATACTCATGCGGCTCAAGCAGTGGATGAAGCTGGCCCGCCTTCATGGCGACTTTCCCTGGTTCGACCAGTTGAAGCTTGCCACCGACTGGCGCGAGATCATCGAAACCGTGGCTCCTAACGCCGACCGCGACGCCGCCTAA
- the acn gene encoding Aconitate hydratase A, with product MNSFQTQSQLTVGDKTYRYFSLPALANQLSGVKRLPYSLRILLENLLRQEDGVSVTKSDIEALANWDSQAEPSNEIAFMPARVLLQDFTGVPCVVDLAAMRQAMADLGGDPRKINPLLPVELVIDHSVQVDAYGSEAAALINLDLEFQRNDERYRFLKWGQNALDNFKVVPPNTGIVHQVNLEYLARTVFVKDDLAYPDTLVGTDSHTTMINGLGVLGWGVGGIEAEAAMLGQPVSMLIPQVVGFRLTGRLREGVTATDLVLTVTEMLRKHGVVGKFVEFFGPGLRDLPLADRATIANMAPEYGATCGIFPVDAETLNYLRMSGRAESQIALVEAYMRAQSLYHDEETPEAEYSSSLALDLGDVEPSLAGPKRPQDRVPLGQAPKSFTTAFGDQISTTGGGVMERVDTNKLTHGSIVIAAITSCTNTSNPSVMVAAGLVAKKAAALGLKPKPWVKTSLAPGSKVVRDYLTKAGLLSELEKIGFNIVGYGCTTCIGNSGPLPEATSKSIADEDLVAVSVLSGNRNFEGRVNAEVKANYLMSPPLVVAYALAGNIAVDLTTDPIGQAEDGTNVYLKDIWPSQQEIAETVGSCIERKMFEQVYADVFKGDEKWNAIPAGTDELYAWDPASTYVKQPPYFETTDREPPDSFEDPRGLRCIAHLGDSITTDHISPAGSIKLHSPAGEYLTNKGVPAHLFNSYGSRRGNHEVMMRGTFANVRLRNHLAPGTEGGFTTYWPTHEVMSIYDASIKYHHGTIVIAGKEYGSGSSRDWAAKGPMLLGVKVVLAESFERIHRSNLVGMGVLPLQFMPGDSAESLGLTGEEEYAIVGLAEGLETNFSEGKTVTVRATDDHSHTKSFEAAVRIDTPKEIDYYRHGGILQYVLRQLLKS from the coding sequence ATGAACAGCTTTCAAACCCAGTCCCAGCTCACCGTCGGCGACAAGACGTACCGCTATTTCAGCCTGCCGGCCCTCGCCAACCAATTGAGCGGAGTGAAGCGCCTGCCCTATTCGCTGCGCATCCTGCTCGAGAACCTGCTTCGCCAAGAGGATGGGGTCAGCGTCACCAAATCGGACATCGAGGCGTTGGCAAACTGGGACAGCCAGGCTGAGCCGAGCAACGAGATCGCCTTCATGCCGGCAAGGGTCCTCCTACAAGACTTTACGGGTGTGCCGTGCGTGGTCGACCTCGCTGCCATGCGCCAGGCGATGGCCGATCTGGGTGGCGACCCCAGGAAGATCAACCCCCTTCTGCCCGTGGAGCTCGTTATCGATCACAGCGTGCAGGTCGACGCTTACGGCAGCGAAGCTGCGGCCCTCATCAACCTCGACCTCGAGTTTCAGCGGAACGACGAACGCTACCGGTTCCTCAAGTGGGGCCAGAACGCGCTCGACAACTTCAAGGTCGTGCCACCGAATACCGGCATCGTTCACCAAGTGAACCTGGAGTACCTCGCCAGGACGGTCTTCGTAAAGGACGATCTTGCCTATCCGGACACCCTCGTCGGCACCGACAGCCACACCACCATGATCAACGGTCTCGGCGTTCTGGGCTGGGGCGTCGGAGGCATCGAAGCCGAGGCGGCCATGCTCGGACAGCCGGTGAGCATGCTCATTCCCCAGGTGGTCGGTTTCCGCTTGACCGGCAGGCTTCGAGAAGGCGTCACCGCCACCGACCTGGTTCTAACCGTCACCGAAATGCTGCGCAAACACGGTGTCGTTGGCAAGTTCGTCGAATTCTTTGGCCCTGGCCTGCGCGACCTGCCGCTCGCTGACCGGGCGACGATCGCCAATATGGCGCCGGAATATGGCGCTACGTGCGGAATCTTCCCCGTCGATGCCGAAACCCTGAACTATCTCCGGATGAGCGGCCGGGCAGAGTCGCAGATTGCCCTCGTCGAGGCTTACATGCGGGCACAGTCCCTCTACCACGACGAAGAGACCCCGGAAGCCGAATACTCGAGCTCGCTGGCCCTCGATCTTGGCGACGTCGAACCTAGCCTGGCTGGACCAAAGCGTCCGCAGGACCGCGTACCGCTCGGCCAAGCTCCGAAGTCATTCACCACGGCCTTTGGGGATCAGATTTCGACGACCGGTGGCGGCGTGATGGAACGGGTCGATACGAACAAACTCACCCATGGCAGCATCGTCATCGCCGCGATCACCAGTTGCACCAATACGAGCAACCCGTCGGTCATGGTCGCTGCTGGCCTGGTGGCAAAGAAGGCGGCCGCACTGGGGCTGAAGCCAAAGCCCTGGGTAAAGACGTCGCTGGCTCCGGGCTCTAAGGTGGTACGCGACTATCTCACCAAGGCCGGTCTATTGTCAGAGCTCGAAAAGATCGGCTTTAACATCGTCGGCTACGGTTGCACCACCTGCATCGGCAACTCCGGTCCGCTGCCCGAGGCGACTTCCAAGTCGATCGCCGACGAGGATCTCGTTGCGGTTTCCGTCCTCAGCGGCAACCGTAACTTCGAGGGCCGCGTCAATGCCGAAGTCAAGGCGAACTACCTGATGTCGCCGCCGTTGGTCGTCGCCTACGCGTTGGCCGGAAACATCGCCGTCGACCTCACCACCGATCCGATCGGGCAAGCGGAGGATGGTACCAACGTGTACCTGAAGGACATATGGCCAAGCCAGCAGGAGATCGCCGAAACGGTCGGCTCGTGCATCGAAAGAAAGATGTTCGAGCAGGTCTACGCGGATGTCTTCAAAGGCGATGAGAAATGGAACGCGATCCCGGCCGGTACCGACGAGCTATACGCGTGGGATCCGGCTTCGACATATGTCAAGCAGCCGCCTTACTTCGAAACCACCGACCGTGAGCCGCCGGACAGCTTCGAAGACCCGAGGGGCCTTCGCTGCATCGCTCACCTTGGCGACAGCATCACCACCGACCACATCTCACCCGCCGGGAGCATTAAGCTGCATTCGCCGGCCGGAGAGTATCTAACGAACAAGGGGGTGCCCGCGCATCTGTTCAACAGTTACGGCTCGCGGCGCGGAAACCACGAAGTGATGATGCGGGGCACCTTCGCCAACGTTCGGCTTCGCAACCACCTTGCCCCCGGAACCGAAGGCGGATTTACAACTTACTGGCCCACTCACGAGGTCATGTCGATCTATGACGCCTCGATAAAGTACCACCACGGCACGATCGTGATCGCCGGCAAGGAGTACGGATCCGGTTCGAGTCGAGACTGGGCGGCAAAGGGCCCGATGCTCCTCGGCGTCAAGGTCGTCCTCGCCGAGAGCTTTGAGCGGATTCACCGGAGCAACCTGGTCGGCATGGGAGTCCTTCCACTGCAGTTCATGCCGGGCGACTCCGCCGAATCCCTCGGACTAACCGGAGAGGAGGAGTATGCGATCGTCGGCCTTGCCGAAGGGCTCGAAACCAACTTCTCGGAAGGGAAGACGGTGACCGTTCGCGCAACCGACGACCACAGCCACACGAAATCCTTCGAGGCTGCGGTGCGAATCGATACGCCGAAAGAGATCGACTACTACCGCCACGGCGGCATTCTTCAGTACGTCCTGCGGCAATTGCTGAAGTCGTAG
- the purK gene encoding N5-carboxyaminoimidazole ribonucleotide synthase — MPEVDYDVGFLGGGQLARMSIQAAQRMGMRCVSLDNSEDTPAAQVSDSMAGSLSDPEDIARLIAGCRIVTLENEFIPAAAILKACEQIQQNPGKIVPNPISLAVIQDKFFQKEALTKAGVPTAKASKIEGDGEAAVANLGFPMVLKSRFGGYDGKGTRTAKSADDFEGLRVDWGQGGWMAEQFIAFRRELAVMVYRTPFVTGTFPTVETVQTRHVCDLVFPCDANAADVAIAAVEAVSGYGLFGVELFETDKGDILVNEIAPRPHNSGHYTLDWGGISQFEMHIRSICGLPCPLPEGRETCMANLLGQEGAGEWRRGLIAALEEDADIRVHWYGKTLPVPGRKMGHINAVGDDIVKRAKAARERFYAAWTGATASPKSS; from the coding sequence ATGCCTGAGGTCGACTATGATGTTGGCTTTCTCGGCGGAGGTCAGCTGGCCCGGATGTCGATCCAGGCGGCCCAGCGCATGGGAATGCGATGCGTTTCCCTCGATAACTCCGAGGACACACCCGCCGCTCAGGTCTCGGATTCGATGGCAGGCTCGCTCAGCGACCCCGAGGACATTGCCCGGCTAATAGCGGGCTGCCGGATCGTCACACTTGAGAACGAATTCATTCCCGCCGCCGCCATCCTCAAGGCCTGCGAGCAGATCCAACAGAACCCCGGCAAGATCGTTCCCAATCCAATCTCCTTGGCCGTTATCCAGGACAAGTTCTTCCAAAAGGAAGCGCTTACAAAGGCGGGTGTGCCGACCGCGAAGGCCTCTAAGATCGAAGGCGATGGGGAAGCTGCCGTAGCCAACCTGGGCTTCCCGATGGTTCTGAAATCCCGATTCGGCGGATACGACGGAAAAGGAACGCGGACGGCGAAATCGGCCGACGACTTTGAAGGCCTGCGGGTGGATTGGGGTCAAGGCGGCTGGATGGCCGAACAGTTCATCGCCTTTCGCCGAGAGCTGGCCGTCATGGTGTACAGAACCCCGTTCGTGACCGGCACCTTTCCGACCGTGGAAACGGTCCAGACACGGCACGTTTGCGATCTCGTCTTTCCTTGTGATGCGAACGCTGCCGACGTCGCCATTGCAGCAGTCGAAGCCGTCTCCGGCTACGGACTGTTTGGCGTCGAACTCTTCGAGACGGACAAGGGCGACATCCTCGTTAACGAGATCGCCCCACGGCCTCATAATAGCGGACATTACACACTCGATTGGGGCGGAATCAGCCAGTTCGAGATGCACATCCGGTCTATATGCGGCCTACCCTGCCCGCTTCCCGAGGGGCGGGAAACCTGCATGGCGAATCTGCTTGGACAGGAGGGAGCAGGCGAATGGCGGCGCGGGTTGATTGCCGCCCTGGAAGAAGATGCCGATATTCGCGTTCACTGGTACGGCAAGACCCTGCCAGTTCCGGGCCGAAAGATGGGACACATCAACGCAGTGGGCGACGATATCGTAAAACGCGCCAAGGCCGCCCGGGAGCGCTTTTATGCGGCTTGGACGGGGGCTACTGCTTCCCCGAAATCTTCTTGA
- the ribE gene encoding Riboflavin synthase, producing the protein MFTGLVQAVGEVAEQSTFEFTLAWPPGWEGVIARGESIAVDGCCLTAMPNERGIAFDLSEETVKRTTLGTVSKGTLVNLERALLAGDRLGGHFVLGHIDATAELVATREHPHARQLTFRVDPELDRLLIDKGSVALAGISLTVVTPSNGQFDVWIIPETWERTNLSRRTVGDRVNVEFDVLAKHVERLMEARLSHA; encoded by the coding sequence ATGTTCACGGGGCTCGTGCAGGCCGTTGGTGAAGTTGCCGAACAGTCAACTTTCGAGTTCACGCTGGCTTGGCCACCCGGTTGGGAAGGAGTCATTGCCCGAGGAGAAAGCATCGCCGTCGATGGCTGCTGCCTTACCGCCATGCCTAACGAGCGCGGCATCGCATTCGACCTCAGCGAAGAAACCGTAAAGCGCACAACCCTTGGGACCGTCTCGAAGGGGACATTGGTCAATCTCGAGCGCGCTCTGCTTGCCGGCGACCGACTAGGCGGGCACTTTGTCCTCGGCCACATCGATGCAACGGCCGAACTGGTCGCTACCCGCGAACATCCCCACGCTCGTCAGCTGACGTTTCGAGTCGACCCTGAACTGGACCGGCTCCTTATCGACAAGGGCTCCGTCGCCCTAGCCGGCATCAGCCTAACGGTAGTTACACCCTCTAACGGGCAGTTTGACGTGTGGATTATCCCGGAGACCTGGGAGCGAACCAACCTCTCGCGACGGACGGTTGGCGATCGCGTGAATGTCGAATTCGATGTTCTCGCCAAGCATGTCGAACGACTCATGGAGGCGCGGCTTAGTCATGCCTGA
- the tdh_1 gene encoding L-threonine 3-dehydrogenase, which produces MQALVLMEPGTIAMQEVAVPQPGPGEVLVRVKAATTCGTDLKAFLRGHPQIPMPGLFGHEYSGVVSAVGEDAKFGIGDEVMGVHSAPCQSCYWCINGQENLCEQIMATKVLGSYAEWLLIPKHIADVNLYPKPKEIDFDRAALLEPLACVVQGLEEASIKPDSRILILGSGAIGLMFVASLRFLGFKDITLSGRKPNRLALGEMLGAKIETWDDLPALKNRGFDVVIECTGSVEVWERSVDFVRRGGKVVLFGGCPTGSSVSFDTRRLHYDQISILSPFHFGTLAVRLAREWLLNPALNLSPLLSGERLLSEAQAVFGDLQRGTGIKYVFRP; this is translated from the coding sequence ATGCAGGCCCTCGTTTTGATGGAGCCGGGCACCATTGCGATGCAAGAGGTCGCGGTCCCGCAGCCGGGGCCAGGCGAGGTGCTGGTTCGAGTTAAGGCGGCAACCACGTGCGGCACCGATTTGAAAGCGTTCCTTCGTGGCCACCCCCAGATTCCAATGCCGGGATTGTTTGGACACGAGTACAGCGGGGTCGTGTCGGCGGTGGGAGAGGACGCCAAGTTCGGCATTGGTGATGAGGTCATGGGGGTGCACAGCGCACCCTGTCAGAGCTGCTACTGGTGTATCAACGGCCAGGAGAACCTTTGCGAGCAGATCATGGCGACCAAGGTGCTGGGCAGCTATGCGGAGTGGCTGCTGATTCCAAAGCATATCGCAGACGTGAATCTGTATCCCAAGCCGAAGGAGATCGATTTCGACCGGGCGGCCCTGCTGGAGCCTCTGGCGTGCGTTGTGCAGGGCCTTGAGGAGGCTTCGATCAAGCCAGACAGCCGGATCCTGATCCTTGGCTCCGGGGCTATCGGGCTCATGTTTGTGGCATCTCTGCGATTCCTCGGTTTCAAGGACATCACGCTTTCAGGAAGAAAGCCGAACCGGCTTGCCCTTGGCGAGATGCTTGGAGCGAAAATCGAGACCTGGGACGATCTGCCGGCACTGAAGAATCGCGGCTTTGACGTCGTCATCGAGTGCACGGGAAGCGTCGAAGTCTGGGAACGATCGGTCGATTTTGTGCGGCGTGGCGGAAAGGTTGTTCTGTTCGGCGGCTGTCCAACGGGTAGCTCGGTGAGCTTCGACACGCGACGCCTTCACTATGACCAGATCAGCATTCTCAGTCCTTTCCACTTTGGCACCCTGGCGGTGAGGCTTGCGCGCGAATGGCTGCTAAACCCTGCCCTTAACCTATCGCCTCTGCTTAGCGGAGAGCGGCTTCTTTCGGAAGCACAAGCGGTCTTCGGCGACCTCCAGCGCGGAACCGGCATCAAGTACGTCTTTCGCCCATGA
- the lgoD gene encoding L-galactonate-5-dehydrogenase — translation MRAAQYQRGGTVSIVDLPEPICPEGGLLVQTEACGLCSGELMDWYMDRKAPHILGHEVCGRILTSQDARFPAGERVFVHHHAPCMECEECRRQAYVHCPTWKQTRLEPGGMAEQFAVSKENLNDAFLVGEMDPRNAALIEPLACVVKSIRMSGSGSTAAVVGLGALGVAHLKLLGERAVGYDRNPLRRDWASSRGLCAKAPDSASAAELVFVLPGSEDAFRFGLSILKPGGCLVMFAPLPPGKAVSLDLEELYFRDFRLATSYSCGPTDTAEAKQLLLNGTICHEDLVSHTVRLDDLPSAYVKMKAGEILKAMVVFP, via the coding sequence ATGAGGGCTGCCCAGTACCAGCGCGGCGGCACCGTCTCGATCGTCGATCTTCCCGAGCCTATCTGCCCAGAAGGCGGCCTCTTGGTGCAAACCGAGGCCTGCGGCCTCTGCTCCGGGGAGCTCATGGACTGGTACATGGACCGCAAGGCCCCTCATATCCTCGGCCACGAGGTCTGCGGCCGGATCTTGACATCTCAGGATGCCCGGTTCCCGGCGGGGGAGCGGGTGTTTGTTCATCACCATGCGCCCTGCATGGAGTGCGAGGAGTGCAGGCGCCAGGCGTATGTGCACTGTCCGACCTGGAAGCAGACTCGTCTGGAGCCAGGCGGAATGGCCGAACAGTTCGCCGTTTCAAAGGAGAACCTCAACGATGCCTTCCTGGTCGGCGAGATGGATCCCCGAAACGCGGCCCTGATCGAGCCCCTGGCCTGCGTGGTCAAATCGATAAGAATGTCCGGCAGCGGGTCGACTGCGGCCGTGGTCGGACTCGGGGCCTTGGGCGTTGCCCATCTCAAGCTCCTTGGAGAGCGAGCAGTGGGCTATGATCGCAATCCACTTCGACGTGACTGGGCTTCATCGCGAGGCCTGTGCGCAAAGGCGCCGGATTCAGCCTCTGCCGCCGAATTGGTGTTTGTCCTGCCTGGGTCGGAAGATGCCTTTCGATTCGGGCTTTCCATCCTGAAGCCTGGTGGCTGCCTCGTGATGTTTGCCCCGTTGCCGCCGGGGAAGGCCGTAAGCCTTGATCTCGAAGAGCTGTATTTCCGCGACTTTCGCCTCGCCACGTCGTACAGCTGCGGCCCGACCGATACGGCAGAAGCCAAGCAGCTGCTGCTGAATGGCACAATATGCCACGAGGACCTGGTTAGCCATACCGTGCGACTGGACGATTTGCCGTCGGCTTACGTCAAGATGAAAGCGGGAGAAATACTCAAGGCGATGGTTGTATTCCCATGA